The following nucleotide sequence is from Bacilli bacterium.
TTACGACGGTCCGGACGCGGCGTGGATGTTTGTTTCGGAAGACCGCCGGGAAGCGTTCGTGGCGTATTTTCGCCTGCTGGCCGCAGCCAACCCGCCGTTTGGCTATTTACGGCTGAAAGGTTTGGACCCGAATGTTCGCTACCGGGTCAACGGCTCGCCCGACGCTTTCGGCGGCGACGAGTTAATGTATGCCGGGTTGAACATACCGGAGCTAAACGGAGACTTCCAGAGCGTGATTTGGCGCTTGCAAGCGGAACAGTAGAAAAGGCAATCGATGGCAAATAGATCGCGTTCAGGCGTGGGCGGTCTCCGCATTCCGCGCCTGATGCAAAAATTTGCCGCCTAAAGCAAACACGATGATTCCGGCCACCACAATCGCCGCGCCGACATAAAACGGCGTATCGGGAAAAAACCATTCGGACAGCTTGTTGGCAAACCAGGGGCCGATGGCCCCGCCGACAAAACGGATGAAACTGTATGCGGCGGATGCGGTCGAACGCTCAACCGGAGCCGCTTGCATAACCGCTGTCGTGATCAACGTATTGTTGATGCCCAGGAACGCCCCCGCCACAATGACGGAAACGATAACGACCGTGATGGACGAGACGAACAGTCCCATGATGATCAGATCGGCGGCGAACAACGCCAGCATGGCGCAGATGGAACGCACGGTGCCGAAGCGCGCCTGCACTTTGGGGGCGACAATCACGGAGGTGAACGCCAACAGGACACCCCAGCCAAAAAAGACATAGCCCAGGCCATGCTCGTCCAAATCCATCACAAACGGGGCGTACGCCATTAATGTGAAGAAGCCAAAGTTGTACAGCAACGCGGTAATGCCCAACGTCAACAGACCGGGATAGCGCAAGGCCCGGAAAGGATCGAGGAGCGAAGTGCGGACTTGCGGTTTTTCCATTTTCGGCATGAGCGCCAAAACGCAAATAAAGGCGATCGCCATCAATACGCTGACGCCAAAAAACGGGCCGCGCCACGATAACGATCCCAATTCGCCGCCCAATAACGGTCCTACGGATATCCCAAGTCCCAGCGCGGCTTCATACAAAACGATCGACTTGGCCGTGCCGCCCTGCGACAAGCCCACTATTGCCGCAAGCGCAGTGGCGATAAACAAGGCGTTGCCCAACCCCCAACCGCCCCGCAATTCAACGATCTGCCAAATGCTGTCGGACATGCCGCCCAGGGCGGAAAAGACCACAATCAGGAGAATCCCCAAAAGCATGGTCCATTTATAGCCAAGCCGGCTGGAAACATAGCCGGTAATCAGCATCGCGATGCCGGTGATGAACGTGTAGCTGGAAAAAAGCAACGCCACCTGGCTTTTGGTAGCTTCCAATTGCACGGCGATCGCCGGCAAAATGGGGTCGACCAGGCCCAGTCCCATGAATGAGATGACGCAAGCGAATGCAACGGCCCATACGGCCTTCGGTTGATTAAACATGCGGAAAATGTCTCCTTTGTCCTTGTGTTATGACGGATTTTCGATATTGGCGATTGCCGCCCGCGCCCGCTCGCGGAGCTGTTCCAATTCGGCGCGGACGGCGGAAATTTTGTTTGCCTTTTGTTCAATCAGTTCCAGCAATTCATTTAGGTTATGTTCGATTTCCAGCAATTTTTCTTTGCGGGCAGCATGATCGGTAATCTGTTTGTAGTGCCGTTTATGGTTCTCCAGCGCGTCGATAATGGCGATATATTGCTGCAATTCCTGCAGCGAAAAGCCAAGCACTTCTCTCGCGTTGAGGATTTTTTTCAAGTGGGCGATATGCGACTCGTTGTATTGCCTTACGCCGCCTTTGCTGCGGTCCGGCGGCGGCAGGATGCCGATTTCTTCATAATAGCGGATAGCCCGTTTCGTTAAGCCGCACTCCCTCGCCACATCCTCTATCTTCAATAGCCGCCAAACCTCCTTTCGGTTTTAGCGCGAAAATGTCACGCGAAAAAGTCAACCGATAATTCAAACATTATAAATATAGTTAACGTTTACGTCAACGTAAAACAATGTCTCCAAAAAGTGTGTCAGGAAAATTTACATGGTGGTTGAAAAATTGATATAATGCTTAATGCAAAACCTATTAGGAGGCAAAACGATGGAGCAAAAAATCAGAGTTGGCATCGTTGGGTACGGCAACCTGGGGCGTGGCGTGGAAATGGCAGTTAAGCAAAGCCCCGACATGCAGCTTGTCGCGGTGTTTACCCGCAGGCAACCGGGAGACGTGCAGGCCAGCGTGCCAGTCGTACATATCTCCGATGCGGAGTCGTATAAAGACAAAATCGACGTCATGATCCTGTGCGGGGGATCGGCAACCGACCTGCCCGAACAAGGGCCGCAATTTGCGGCGTTGTTTAATACGGTGGACAGTTTTGACACGCATGCGAAAATTCCCGATTATTTCCGAGAGGTTGATACGGTGGCCAGACAAAACGCGCATGTCAGCGTCATCTCCACCGGTTGGGACCCGGGTCTGTTTTCGTTAAACCGGTTGTTGGCCGAAGCGGTGCTGCCGGTTGGGAATGAATATACGTTTTGGGGAAAAGGCGTCAGCCAGGGGCACTCCGATGCGATTCGCCGCGTAAAAGGCGTGAAAAACGGCATCCAGTACACAATTCCGCGGGAAGAAGCGGCCGAACGTGTCCGAAAAGGGGAGAATCCCAAGCTGTCGACGAAAGACAAGCACTTGCGCGAATGCTTCGTTGTAGCCGAAGCGGGAGCCGATTTGGCGCAAATCGAAAAAGACATCAAGACGATGCCCAACTATTTTGCCGATTATGAGACGGTTGTGCATTTCATCAGCGAGGAAGAATTGCAGGCGAAACATTCCGCCATGCCGCACGGA
It contains:
- a CDS encoding MerR family transcriptional regulator, with translation MKIEDVARECGLTKRAIRYYEEIGILPPPDRSKGGVRQYNESHIAHLKKILNAREVLGFSLQELQQYIAIIDALENHKRHYKQITDHAARKEKLLEIEHNLNELLELIEQKANKISAVRAELEQLRERARAAIANIENPS
- a CDS encoding diaminopimelate dehydrogenase; protein product: MEQKIRVGIVGYGNLGRGVEMAVKQSPDMQLVAVFTRRQPGDVQASVPVVHISDAESYKDKIDVMILCGGSATDLPEQGPQFAALFNTVDSFDTHAKIPDYFREVDTVARQNAHVSVISTGWDPGLFSLNRLLAEAVLPVGNEYTFWGKGVSQGHSDAIRRVKGVKNGIQYTIPREEAAERVRKGENPKLSTKDKHLRECFVVAEAGADLAQIEKDIKTMPNYFADYETVVHFISEEELQAKHSAMPHGGMVFRSGQTGNGTNHVIEFSLKLESNPEFTAGVLTAYARAVDRLAKNGDVGAKTVFDIPFALLSPKSPEQLRKELL
- a CDS encoding MFS transporter, producing the protein MFNQPKAVWAVAFACVISFMGLGLVDPILPAIAVQLEATKSQVALLFSSYTFITGIAMLITGYVSSRLGYKWTMLLGILLIVVFSALGGMSDSIWQIVELRGGWGLGNALFIATALAAIVGLSQGGTAKSIVLYEAALGLGISVGPLLGGELGSLSWRGPFFGVSVLMAIAFICVLALMPKMEKPQVRTSLLDPFRALRYPGLLTLGITALLYNFGFFTLMAYAPFVMDLDEHGLGYVFFGWGVLLAFTSVIVAPKVQARFGTVRSICAMLALFAADLIIMGLFVSSITVVIVSVIVAGAFLGINNTLITTAVMQAAPVERSTASAAYSFIRFVGGAIGPWFANKLSEWFFPDTPFYVGAAIVVAGIIVFALGGKFLHQARNAETAHA